A region from the Triticum urartu cultivar G1812 chromosome 1, Tu2.1, whole genome shotgun sequence genome encodes:
- the LOC125539147 gene encoding uncharacterized protein LOC125539147 has translation MNTNHVIAKIYRWARKLTTGQRNQIKARPGTPVSSRGLSWCACKWSGTQTGKRCWIPRALDPSLGLRRLDPLSVPSRASRGSRPLDPVDRRFPRERRVGFIPSRCGSSVAWLPTRASDGSTDRCVIFLFFYFCVSDPASLRSGDSGGTSPVAGGPLSHASSPPQLPLAWPRWRRPLASEGGSGRSRGGRVVAGWLGGRGRLGGELCRARSRGARGARGKQGGVEVSRGLLAGAWGWRARVSLCCGSGRRAGSGPAGGCGVGGFGPLRRCGGRAVYGRTGGVGRGARPLACHFLSSRPDPGRGRQGFLLCSRPPMDLLQPLSPPCSVPPSADSAVWWFDGRALGLCRHSR, from the exons ATGAACACCAACCATGTAATAGCAAAAATCTACCGTTGGGCAAGAAAGTTGACTACAGGCCAACGAAATCAGATCAAGGCAAGACCGGGTACTCCTGTCTCCTCGAGGGGATTGTCCTGGTGCGCCTGCAAGTGGTCAGGCACTCAGACAGGCAAGCGTTGTTGGATCCCTCGAGCGCTGGATCCCTCGCTCGGCTTGCGTCGACTGGATCCTCTGTCGGTTCCCTCGCGCGCGTCGCGTGGCTCGCGTCCGCTGGATCCCGTCGACCGCCGGTTCCCACGCGAGCGTCGCGTCGGCTTCATCCCCTCCCGCTGCGGATCTAGCGTCGCCTGGCTCCCCACCCGCGCGTCGGATGGATCCACAGATCGCTGtgtgatttttttatttttttatttttgcgTCTCTGACCCCGCGTCGCTCCGCTCGGGCGACTCGGGAGGAACTTCGCCAGTCGCCGGCGGCCCCCTCTCCCACGCCTCCTCTCCTCCGCAGCTGCCGCTGGCCTGGCCGCGGTGGCGGCGGCCCCTTGCCTCTGAAGGTGGCTCGGGGAGATCCCGCGGCGGACGCGTGGTGGCCGGGTGGCTGGGTGGCCGCGGTCGTCTTGGTGGTGAGCTCTGCCGGGCTCGAAGCCGTGGGGCGCGGGGCGCGCGTGGGAAGCAGGGTGGCGTCGAGGTGTCGCGAGGCCTGCTCGCCGGCGCTTGGGGGTGGCGCGCGCGCGTTTCCCTCTGCTGCGGATCTGGCCGGCGCGCTGGATCTGGGCCAGCGGGCGGCTGTGGTGTCGGGGGCTTCGGTCCCTTGCGTCGATGTGGTGGTCGCGCCGTCTACGGCCGCACGGGCGGCGTGGGGCGCGGGGCCAGGCCGCTGGCTTGCCACTTCCTCTCTTCCCGGCCAGATCCAGGTCGGGGGCGGCAAGGTTTCCTCCTCTGCTCTCGACCTCCGATGGATCTTTTGCAACCCCTGTCGCCGCCTTGCTCTGTTCCACCTTCTGCTGATTCGGCGGTCTGGTGGTTCGACGGGCGGGCGCTCGGTCTCTGTCGCCACTCAAG GTGA